A segment of the Siphonobacter curvatus genome:
TTCCATAGATACCCGCCCGCTGGGCTAGACTTTTGCTACGGTCAAATTGCGAATAACCGTACTTTGGTGATCCGTACGTCGGACGATAGACATTAAATGTTCCAGCTGAATCCAGGATATGCGATTGACCCCAATCGGCGAGATATTCCTTATTCCCCAGGTCCAAGCCCCCCAAAATACGGTGGTGGATAAAACCCGTTTGCTCTTCGCCATTTACAAAAACCTGACCAAATTTAGAAACATTGGAAGCGTCCCAGATCCCTACGCTACGAATCAAATTACCGGCACTGTCCGGCTCAGTACCCGTAGCAGGCCATAATGAGCTGCCTTTCTGTTTGTAATTGAAGTACGAAGCCTGAGCCGTTAATTTCCAGTTTTTACTGAGCTGATGTTGTACATTCAGCGTCAGGTTATGGTCGTCTACGTAAGTCGGATCCAGACCAGGGTCCAATAGCGTAAAATCGCGGGGCAATACGGCGTAGCCTGCTTTTGCAAACGAATAATAGCTTCCTACGTCCGACATTTTCACGTGTTGATAAATGTATTCAGCCGTTAAGGTCGTGCGGTCATCCACTTTGTAACTGATCACCGGGGCAATACTATAGCGATTATTGAATTCATACGCCCGGAACGAGTTCTTCGTTTGGCCCATCACATTGAAGCGATACCAGACTTTGTCTGAAAGTTTACCATCCAAATCGGCCGAGGCCCGGTACATATCGTAGCTACCGAGTAACAGGCTGGCTTCACCCTTTGTTACACCCGTCGGGCGTTTCGTAACGACGTTGTACATACCCGCCGGTTCGCCATTCGACATCATAAAGCCCGCCGGCCCTTTTACAAATTCAATGTGATCCACTACGCTCATGTCTTCCGTCAATGGACCCCAGCTGGACGTAACATTCATTCCATTACGGAATGCCGAAGCACGAGACCCCCGCATGTTGATCCGAGCGTACAGGTCACCCCAGTGTTCTAGCCGCGTGGCTCCGCTAATGTTGCGAATTACGCCGTCGTTCATTGTCGTTACCTGCTGAATCTGCAAAACCTTACCCGTAATCACCTGAATGTTCTGCGGCGTTTCCAGGATGGGTTCATTGATGCGTAACGTCGAAGAAACCTGATTGGAATGGTACGGATTCTGAGCCGAGCGAACCACGACCTCATCAAGCTGGCTGGACGTTTCCTGAAGCATAAAGGATACATTTACCGTCTGCCCTTCCGTCACTTCCACGGATTGCTCTTGTGATTTCAGACCCACAAAACTGGCTACTAACGTATACTTGCCAACCTTGATTTTCTGAATCGTAAACTTCCCTTCGTGGTCGGACATCGTTCCGATTGCCCGGCCTTTAACGCCTACCGAAACATTTTCAGCCGCTTTACCATCGGCCGTTAGCACCTGC
Coding sequences within it:
- a CDS encoding TonB-dependent siderophore receptor, encoding MRSLYTLIFLLLGFSGFAQTGQITGQVLTADGKAAENVSVGVKGRAIGTMSDHEGKFTIQKIKVGKYTLVASFVGLKSQEQSVEVTEGQTVNVSFMLQETSSQLDEVVVRSAQNPYHSNQVSSTLRINEPILETPQNIQVITGKVLQIQQVTTMNDGVIRNISGATRLEHWGDLYARINMRGSRASAFRNGMNVTSSWGPLTEDMSVVDHIEFVKGPAGFMMSNGEPAGMYNVVTKRPTGVTKGEASLLLGSYDMYRASADLDGKLSDKVWYRFNVMGQTKNSFRAYEFNNRYSIAPVISYKVDDRTTLTAEYIYQHVKMSDVGSYYSFAKAGYAVLPRDFTLLDPGLDPTYVDDHNLTLNVQHQLSKNWKLTAQASYFNYKQKGSSLWPATGTEPDSAGNLIRSVGIWDASNVSKFGQVFVNGEEQTGFIHHRILGGLDLGNKEYLADWGQSHILDSAGTFNVYRPTYGSPKYGYSQFDRSKSLAQRAGIYGTVTQTYTALYLQDELGFLDNRIRLTLAGRYTYVKDNAYNTFTTGKRFTPRVGLSISIDPQTTVYGLYDQTFVPQTGLIRNGGTVKPISGNNLEAGVKRDWFGGKWNTSLSVYRILKNNQLSPDPTNVANETYVLQLGQTQTEGIEFDLKGEILPGLSLVANYALTDSKITKQTSEANVGDKVAGYAKHVANAWLSYQAPKGVLKGLGLSAGFSYQGDRTTWSWFAANQRALPNYFRLDGGVFWEKEHITITANVFNILDKYLYSGSAYASYYYWQAEPGRNSRMGITYKF